One genomic region from Erpetoichthys calabaricus chromosome 1 unlocalized genomic scaffold, fErpCal1.3 SUPER_1_unloc_10, whole genome shotgun sequence encodes:
- the LOC127526331 gene encoding gastrula zinc finger protein XlCGF49.1-like — protein MSNLQSHQRIHTGEKTYCCSECGKQFPRRSTLLRHIKTHSGEKPYCCSECGKQFSRRNNLSIHERIHTGEKPYCCPECGKQFSYSSNLQVHIKTHTGEKPYCCSECGKQFLRCNSLLRHIKTHSGEKPYCCSECGKQFSQRNHLSVHERVHTGEKPYCCTECGKQFSYSSNLQVHIKTHTGEKPYGCSECSKKFTRRSQLQIHQRIHTG, from the exons ATGAGtaatcttcagagccaccaacgaattcacacaggagagaaaacgtactgctgttctgaatgtggtaaacaattcccACGACGTAGTACTCTTCTGAGGCACATTAAAACTCactcaggagagaagccatattgctgttctgaatgtggcaagcaatttTCAAGAAGAAATAACCTTTCGATTCatgaaagaattcacactggagagaagccatattgctgccctgaatgtggaaaacaattctcttACAGTAGTAATCTTCAG GTACACATTAAaactcacacaggagagaagccatactgttgttctgaatgtggtaaacaattcctGCGATGTAATTCTCTTCTGAGGCACATTAAAACTCactcaggagagaagccatattgctgttctgaatgtggcaagcaattttcacaaagaaatcACCTTTCAGTTCATGAAagagttcacacaggagagaagccatattgctgtactgaatgtggaaaacaattctcttACAGTAGTAATCTTCAGGTACACATTAAaactcacacaggagagaagccatacggTTGTTCTGAATGTAGCAAAAAGTTTACACGGAGAAGCCAACTTCAgatccaccaaagaattcacacaggataG